The sequence below is a genomic window from Rudanella lutea DSM 19387.
CCCAGCCAACCGCATGAAACTCCACAAAAAACTCATTATCACGGGGCGTATGACCCTGCTAACCGGACTGCACATTGGCGATAGCAAAGACAATGTCGAGATAGGCGGGGTCGATAACCCCGTGGTTCGGCGCAAAGACAACAACGAACCCTACATTCCCGGTTCATCGCTCAAAGGCAAACTTCGTAGCTTGCTGGAAGTGGCTTTGGGGGAAGGTATCAACGCCAAAGGCGAAACCAGCTTCGACTACGATAATTACCGAACTGAAACCGGAAAGATTCTGGCTCGTTTGTTTGGCTCAGCGGGTGATAACGGAACACCCGCCCGCATACAGGTACGTGATGCCTACCTGACCCGCGAATGGGCCAAGTTGCTCTACGACTCTGAATTTACAGATATGCCCTACACGGAGGTGAAATTTGAAAACCGTATCGACCGTATCAAAGGCACCGCCGAACACCCCCGCCAAACCGAACGCATTCCGGCTGGGGCGGAGTTTGAGGTACAGTTTGTGGTGAACATCATTACACCGACGACTAAAAAAGGAGAAGATGGTAAACCTGCTCTTATCC
It includes:
- the csm3 gene encoding type III-A CRISPR-associated RAMP protein Csm3 encodes the protein MKLHKKLIITGRMTLLTGLHIGDSKDNVEIGGVDNPVVRRKDNNEPYIPGSSLKGKLRSLLEVALGEGINAKGETSFDYDNYRTETGKILARLFGSAGDNGTPARIQVRDAYLTREWAKLLYDSEFTDMPYTEVKFENRIDRIKGTAEHPRQTERIPAGAEFEVQFVVNIITPTTKKGEDGKPALIPADEQESLANKYEKEFLALLEDGIRLLEDDYLGGSGSRGYGQITFDFNGWQIVKDGKGVVHKQASDYLEKSNKPVLA